Proteins encoded in a region of the Vicia villosa cultivar HV-30 ecotype Madison, WI linkage group LG5, Vvil1.0, whole genome shotgun sequence genome:
- the LOC131607829 gene encoding uncharacterized protein LOC131607829, with protein sequence MSPKIEKTGEMKRKNLNEAENVSHTEPTNLNNQSDPLDCSPSVRKKLNPNCNSRRILRSSKKRVETEKTLPGRLEPHMSPAKIVENSAVGGPEVIEEKDECSSLSLSLKLSDLVAMVGDDDDDDDDSETQSRYEDNVNAYQVKPEYMEILRKIIDKHGDIAKNCQAKSVKFRSMMLEIICEVISALDKKDVTNLKGVKKMIGQIDDVKEMKVEVEWLHTRLTEILEARQVFKQCGKLKEKIDNITGFTEIAESELKECEDEKKKLWLKLKEICDIEADWKKRLARMQEESIMASQSVKDAMSKVKRFYKRSLIDDLL encoded by the exons ATGTCACCAAAGATAGAGAAAACTGGGGAGATGAAAAGGAAGAACTTGAATGAAGCTGAAAATGTTTCTCATACTGAACCAACCAACCTTAACAACCAG TCAGATCCTTTGGATTGCTCTCCTTCTGTCAGAAAGAAATTAAATCCGAATTGCAATAGCCGCCGCATTTTGAGATCTTCTAAAAAGCGGGTTGAAACTGAAAAAACATTGCCAGGACGTTTAGAGCCTCATATGTCTCCAGCTAAAATTGTTGAAAATTCAGCAGTAGGTGGACCAGAAGTAATTGAGGAAAAAGATGAATGTTCATCCTTATCCCTTAGTCTCAAACTAAGTGACTTGGTTGCCATGGtgggagatgatgatgatgatgatgacgattcGGAAACACAAAGTCGGTATGAAGACAATGTTAATGCATATCAAGTGAAGCCGGAGTATATGGAGATATTAAGAAAAATCATCGACAAGCATGGAGATATTGCTAAGAATTGTCAGGCAAAATCAGTGAAATTTCGTTCGATGATGTTGGAGATAATCTGTGAAGTCATATCAGCATTGGACAAGAAAGATGTCACAAACTTGAAAGGAGTGAAAAAGATGATCGGTCAAATCGATGATGTAAAAGAGATGAAGGTGGAGGTTGAGTGGCTTCACACGAGGCTCACTGAGATACTTGAGGCAAGGCAGGTTTTTAAGCAATGTGGCAAGCTGAAAGAGAAAATAGACAACATTACGGGGTTTACTGAAATTGCTGAGAGTGAATTGAAAGAGTGcgaagatgagaagaagaaatTGTGGCTGAAGCTTAAGGAAATATGTGATATAGAGGCCGATTGGAAAAAGAGATTGGCTAGAATGCAAGAAGAGTCCATCATGGCATCTCAAAGTGTCAAAGATGCCATGTCTAAAGTTAAACGATTTTATAAGCGCTCCCTGATCGATGATTTGCTCTAG